The Pyrus communis chromosome 5, drPyrComm1.1, whole genome shotgun sequence region TCACGTTCCAATATGGAACCTTATGCTTCATACCCTCCGTAAAGGTCTCATTTGCATTTAGCATACAGACGATTAGGGTATACTTGGACGTAACACCTTCTGGGTCTAGTTCGAGTGGTGGACCAGAATACCATTAGAGCTAGCTCGAAACTACAGGTTGAGGTAATGTCGAGTTTTCTCAAGATCATTCATCTTAAAGTCTGATTTAGGTATGAGTTAGTTTTCTTAATTCTAGCAATTTGGATTTTGTACACGCAGGGGCATATATCCCTAACtgatcaaatattcacttagacgggtataccatATCCGTCCGGATAGTTCTGCATCCGCAAAGTGAAAGCCTCTTAAGAACCGAGAGGATGCTcttgtggtctagaactatttgaatcaGTACATGTAAGTTCTTTGGAAACTCCATGTAGGTTCGTATCACGATCCCAGAGATACTACAATCGCGTTTATAATGCTACAATCAATCACATGGCGTATGAAAGAAACCTTGCGCCACAAGGCGTCATTTACACTATTTCATCCATCTCATTCGTCATCAATTGATTCTTCTagttgaccaatcagttctacattGACACTAATCAACGGAACGCGGTTCGTTATCGTCGTTTTTCATTTACGTCGGTAGTTACCATATAAATGAAACATCATCTATGATAATCTCATTCAAATTCTatatctcatccaaactagtatacaggaccaagaacttcaggtctcgggagtaatccggatttaatctcatgagatgaaaAGGTTTGAGATAGCGATCGAGGGGCGGATTTGTTCATGCCATATTCCTCCATTTTTGGGGAGGTGAATCCTTGAACCGAGTGATCTACCATGCTTCTGGCGTAGGATAGATTGATTAGCTAGCCACCATTGTACGAGGGTCGGCCACAATTGTGGCGTTCCTATTTTCGGGATGAAGGTTCgttgtacatttggtacattcttctttgcaggcacatttgcagctggtatatgtgatctcgtcacttttgCTAGATTAGAAAAAGTGTTTGGTTATACTCTGACGATTTAGATTGGGATTGATATGAGACATAGTGGGGACGTTCACGATAATTCGCGTCGTTCTttaggaacgttgacgttcttatctcctcctaacgacgggaagtctgtctcataaaagtgacaatccacaaaACGAGCGGTAAAGAGATCATCTGTCAAAGGTTCTTAGTAACGAATATTAgaaggagaatcatgatcgACATAGATTTCCATCCTTCCCTGAGGACCCCTTTGTTCTTTTGTATGTAAGGGCGGCGCACAATGGCATATACAACACACAACCAAAGACGCGCAAATGTGATATGTCGGGTTCGTATCTGGTAACCAACTAACACGCGCTTTATAAGGTTGGGTCATGATGGGCCTCGGGCAGACCAACATGGTTgcttgcaatattgcatggccccaagcagaGATCGGAAAGACTAATCAATCGCGCAATCATTTGAAGGCATTTAATGAATGCTTCTGTTGGGTCGTTCTGGGTATGAACATGAgactggatgttcaacttcaaaacccaaccaacATGCAATATCCATCGAAAGTTAAAGTTTTTGATGTAAATTCTCCAACTTATCCAATCAAATAAATTTGATCagataattagggtggtgagccctgaaCTTGTTAATCTGAGCTACCATTGTGGAGAATGCAACTTATGGACAACAGCCACATGTGTGACAAATGTGTAGAAACATCAACCAATAcaataaagtatctaaatggtccgcatggTGGTTGAATCAGTCGACAAATGTCCCAtttgaatcctttgtagaaagaTGGATGGTCCTAAAAGATGATACGTGTCCAGGTATGATTTCTTCACTTCTGGTGAAAGGATGCCCAAAACGGTGCATCACGAATCATCCTAGATATCCCAAACGTACATCCATAGTGAAAATTCCTTTAGAATCGCGGGGCTTCTGGCCGACCACTTAGTGGGCCTGAATAGGTGTAATACACTCATTAAGCgttccatcttctctagaatatgcATTTGGCTATATTCGTAGGAAGTGCAATATGGTAATATGCTAAGGAATTTTACTCCATTTTTCTACATTGGTTTCAATATGGTAATAGTGCTCTCTAAtatccttaaaactcaaaaaaggCATTCTTCCAGAATGAATGAGTATAAGGCTTCCCTTTATGGTAAAATTAGTACCATTTGACAATATAGGACATTGCCATGCCCCATAAACAGGTTGGATAAGCCTGAAAGGTTGTCTGGGGATGATTAGGTATGAAGCTAGCATAGAGCCAGACAAGCTAACTTCCCCGCAAAACATACCTAATCATGAGTTAATTGTAGTCACATGTGGTAATTTCATTAATTAAGTCTTATTCGAGAATAATAGTGACATCCAAACACCAATCTTAAATCtgagaataaaataaattattcacaaaggaaaccaaaaaacaaggggATTCGCCCAATAGGCATTCCATGTCAAATTTCGCTCTTCCAAATATATTAGGTGGAGctaaattagtctcacatattgactatgagaatggtactcctcaacaacattggtaaAAGCAAGGAAAattgcataaccaatgatctattccgtCAAAATGGAGTTAGATTCTGCAGGGTTGAGGTTCGGGAATACTATATCTTATTTTTGAAGTTTTAGATGCCAAAGATCATGCTTCAGGCATGATATCACCTTTTGGCAGGTCTGAtcctaccatatgttgtaaaacaaactcgaaataggattgtgagagagagagagacagacccAGAGTTGGGTTCGGTAGGCTCCAGCTGAAACTAGAAGGGCCTGTTCAATAGTCTCTGCCGAAGCAGAGCAATACCATTCGGTACACCTCTACTGAAGCAGAGCATGCCCTTCAGTGCATCTCTGCCGAAGCAGAGCATGCATTTTTGGTGTATCCCTGCCGAATCAGGGCACCACCATTCGATAGACTCCAGCCGAAACTGCTAGGGTACCATTTTCTCACAagtgtggtagtaatcagattcgAGAATTTGGTGACTTCCACTCTCTATACTGCTGCTTCAGGAGCAATTTAGatatagaatgatgagaaaagatTTTCTTCCAGTCAAAATTGATCGGatataaacttcaaaattataccTATTCATGGACGTAAAGGTTTCGATCATGTTTTGTTTCGGGCAAGAATTCATCTTTGCATGATTTGAAACAATCTATAATGAGTCAAAGAACCATGAAGTCCTTGGCAGTGAGATACTTCCATTTGATATGCTTCAGGCATAAATCTtcgaataaagatcatggcggaggcttattcagctcttatGCACCATAATTGGCTACAATGATTTCGCTACTAGTTGTAGTCAAGTGGGGTGTCACGTCTTGTAACCACGTAAAGTAGTTTCTTGTTCGAAACTTCCAAATTAGTGAAATCGAACATGTTACGGTTTGACAATACGTTGAATGACGGAAACAAGAATGTGATTGGtgttttaggaaataaaatttccataaacatcaaagttagaacattcaggttctaagacatggtttagTTTAAACGGATTTAAGTATGGAGAACTTCAGGTCTCAGTATGAGTGTTGTGTGtgaagaaacttcaggtttatATGGCACGTTTCCTAAACTTCGGATTTGGAAGTATGAACTTCAAGTTCATAATActtgcaaacaaacacaatatatacaaggaaaaaaatatagcaATTGAAAAATGCATGTAGGCAACAATATATAgtgatttaattaattagtggtCTTCATGTCAATGGGAAGAATTGGGCGAAAAAATATAAACCCAATGTAGCTTTAGACAAGTAAAATTGGTCGCTCAAAAATGGACTAAAGAAGGGTAGCGATCGTGTGCTTCGCAGTGCACTGAAGCACCGTAGCCTCACGGGCTGATGTCAGGCAGGCCACGCCTAGAAAATGGGCCGCTGCACGCGAGCCCAAAGGAACAgaaaaaatttgtttgtttttcaggCTGAGAAGAAAACAAGGCCCAACTGGCCTGAGCACCGAGAGGAAGCCTAAGGACTCGGGTCGGGTTACGAACACCCCAACAAAACCTGGGTGTGCTTGCCGTCGATGAAACCAGGCTGCAGCGCCGGCAAGTTCCGAGCAGAGTCGGACGGGTTTCCATGGGGAAGGGTTCCAAGCATCTGAGGAGTGAGAAATCTCGAACTCCATGGAGATTTCGAAGGAAAAGTCGAAGGGCTTCGTCGGGAACGACGATGTGGACGACTTCCAGTCGTCGGAATGAGCCACGGGACGACTGCAGGTCACCTAGACGACGGCCATGTCGATTTTTCAGATTAGGGTTTGGAACAGCCAACGGCTTAGCGCGATGGCTAATCGATGCGATGGCTCGGAGGTTTGTGGTCAACGGAGGGCTGCAGGCCCTTTTAGCTCACGGCTCGTCCTAGGGGAGCTCAGCGGCTTGGTGCCGCGGCTCGGTGGATTTCCACCAAAACCCTagcatatatttttttcaattctagtaaattcacataattcaatgGGATTATGattataatgcatacacaatttatgtaaaatctaaaattcaaaaaacgtaaagttgggtcatgcattatggtgaatgttcatgctaccaggactgtaaaaatatcgagttaaaaaccgttgttttggaagaacctgattgcgtgatgatattgataaactggtttgatgcagaaaactatttcttcaatttcggctTTCCATCTCCAAAacttgtatcacgttcaacataagaaaaataaataaattgaatcaatagaagtatatgaattcaataaatcaaaatttaatcaattaaaaatatttgaaacgTAATATTCCCTTGATTGAAGACGAATAAATTCTCTTTAGCACAGCGtgaagagcgtgctgataacgtgttgtgacCCATATTTAGTAGAGAGGTGCGGCAAAGGGAAGAGTAAGAAATTGGATAATAGACTTGAGGAATTGTGTGTTAATTCCCTAGtctttgtgcctttatttatagtaataaggaggatagaaacttgctctccaagtaatacaaagtatATTAGGGAAGATCTTCTAGATCCCAAAGGATTCCTACTTTATCTCTACATAGGTTTTACACAATCCCATATTGATAAGAACATATGTCACAACAAAAACAtctaatttacaaaataaaagaattaaaaacgATTTACAATGTGGAGGCAGCGGTAGGAATTCGTTCGTGACATCCAAAATGTTAGGTTTGGACAAGAGGAACACAAATCCATCTATGCAATCAACTATTAAAGCATTCACCTTACAGAGCAGGATCATCACCTTCCATGCCGCAAAGTTTGAGATGCTATATTGCTATGCACTCTAATCATATAAATCTCATCCTGTTTCACACCATTCATGAATAATTTAAATATGGATGTTAGTAAATTCGCACATATTATACATATACGTAATGTTGAAAAACACTTCCGACTTTCCCTTAGCTTTTTCTATGCACTTCTCAATTTTACGTACATATTATATATGCTTTCGTCATTCATATATGTCAAAAAATACGCGTAGCTATTTCATACCAATTTTTTTCTCATTCTGTATTTTACCTCACTATGATATCTTGCATAACAAAAgacgaagaaaagaaaaggaagaaaaaagagagagaaacctCTTTAGAAACTTGAATATTTCTTGCTGCCTATTGAATTGGATTCATTTGGAAGTTTGGAGTAATATCATCCTTCTCTGTTCTTCTCATCCTTGCCAATACTTCTAATACAATTACTGAGTCAAGAATTACGCCTACAAGAAATCCGTAACCAACCTTCCAATCATTTCCTTCACCTCCAATTTTGATCCCCAGAACTATGTTCACAGCTGCAAAGAAGACTGCAGACCTTCCAAGCCAGTGGTGGTACCAATTCCAGTACTTTCTAATATTATTGGCATCCTTGTTGGGTCTTAGAAAAAATGCCAATATCTGAAAATTACCTCTAGTAAAAAAACTCAgaaatatgaaattacaattCCTTTGCGGAACACAAACGTGATAGATTCTCTAATACATAAGGGTCTCACATGTAATGATAGGATCCACCGCTTTAGGAGAATGTGTCAACAAGTGTGCCAATTTTATGCATCTAAATAGTATTATTGTAATAAATTCAGATGTGAGGGACAAACCTGAAGGATGCTAAGTACGAGAACAAAAATTCCTATGCCTCTATGCGTTGGAAAGTTGGCTCCTATTTTAGTATAGAGTTGCTGGCCAAGTACCACAGCTGCAAGCCCAATTACAAAGCCAACAAATTGAATAATTGAATGGAGATAGTACCACAGAGGTTCCTTGTGCTTCAAGTATCTTGGCACAATTGCCCCAATAGGAATTATTAGACCCCATCCAAATATAGCCAATATTCCATGGTTCTTCTTCATTTGTCCAAGATCACTAGGTGCCTCTCCCACAGATGCTGAGCCTGAAGAGAAATCAAACAAGACGGTTGTTTTATCATTGTGTATGGTTAGGTGGTTGTGCTTGGGGGAACGGCTTCCGATAGCCAAGATGATTGGCTGAGGAGCAAGATGAGTTTTGAATTGCATCTGAAAAGCCAAGTAAATTCTAGGTCCATGAAGCACAACAGAAGCAGGAATGCCAGTGAGTGGCAATTCACCTTTGTCTGGTATGACTTGTGACACCTTGGAGCCTTGCAAATAGTATTGCTTAATTCTTACTTGGCCTTTTTTGTTAATCCATCCCACTATTGTACTTGAACCAACCATCATTCCATTTCTGGAAAATCCCATTCCCACCCATCCTGTGGTGTATACAGCAGATAATATAATGTTCACGACATGATCTTCTGTCTGAGAGTACTGCAACaaccaagaaaatgaaagaaatagCTAGTTTGATTTAATTATATGTTGAATATATATAGTTTTGAACCGTATAATGACTTCCACACACGTCTTTTCGTCCTTACACACCTTTGTTTATTATGAcatttggattgaataaattaaataagaatCGAAGGACAAAAATAAACATGAGTGTCCAGAAAGAGGGAGTGTGCATAAATTATTTCTCAACAGAACCAACTtaacaatgaaataaaaattgagGACAAACTTACTCTCAGAACAAAAGTGTTCCAAATAGGCCTGCAGACTAGATCAGATGATGAATTACTATATGGTGGTAGCATAAAATTGCTCAGATCATTGTCACAAAGCTCCGATTCAACATTGCCCCTGTTGATGCTATTAACCCCCGGAACATAACTGTCATCATCAGCCATAACAAAAAACTTGGCCTCCAAGACGAGGGTCAGAATACATAGCCTGAAAGCAAACCTCAGAGCAA contains the following coding sequences:
- the LOC137733485 gene encoding cytochrome b561 and DOMON domain-containing protein At3g61750-like is translated as MASPGSWLIFALRFAFRLCILTLVLEAKFFVMADDDSYVPGVNSINRGNVESELCDNDLSNFMLPPYSNSSSDLVCRPIWNTFVLRYSQTEDHVVNIILSAVYTTGWVGMGFSRNGMMVGSSTIVGWINKKGQVRIKQYYLQGSKVSQVIPDKGELPLTGIPASVVLHGPRIYLAFQMQFKTHLAPQPIILAIGSRSPKHNHLTIHNDKTTVLFDFSSGSASVGEAPSDLGQMKKNHGILAIFGWGLIIPIGAIVPRYLKHKEPLWYYLHSIIQFVGFVIGLAAVVLGQQLYTKIGANFPTHRGIGIFVLVLSILQILAFFLRPNKDANNIRKYWNWYHHWLGRSAVFFAAVNIVLGIKIGGEGNDWKVGYGFLVGVILDSVIVLEVLARMRRTEKDDITPNFQMNPIQ